In Flavivirga abyssicola, the following are encoded in one genomic region:
- the udk gene encoding uridine kinase, whose translation MLIIGIAGGTSCGKTTVVNQILNELPEGEVGVISQDSYYKDTTHLSYEERVKINFDHPRSIDFDLLVDHLKELKNDTPIHQPVYSFVKHNRTGDTILTHPRKVMIVEGILILTNPELRDMFDIKIFVHADTDERLIRRLRRDISERGRDLNEVLARYQTTLKPMHDQFIEPMKEYADIIIPNNKYNTVAVDIVKTIINEKL comes from the coding sequence ATGCTTATAATTGGAATCGCAGGCGGTACTAGCTGTGGTAAAACCACTGTTGTAAATCAGATATTAAATGAGCTACCAGAAGGCGAAGTTGGCGTAATTTCGCAAGATTCCTATTATAAAGACACCACGCATTTATCTTATGAAGAGCGTGTAAAAATAAATTTTGATCACCCACGGTCTATCGATTTTGACCTTTTAGTTGATCATTTAAAAGAACTCAAAAACGATACTCCCATACACCAACCCGTGTATTCTTTCGTTAAACATAATAGAACTGGAGATACCATTTTAACACATCCCAGAAAAGTTATGATTGTTGAAGGTATTTTAATTTTAACAAACCCGGAATTACGGGATATGTTTGACATTAAAATATTTGTACATGCAGATACAGACGAACGTTTAATAAGACGTTTAAGACGTGATATTTCTGAACGAGGTAGAGATTTGAATGAAGTTTTAGCACGGTATCAAACAACATTGAAACCCATGCACGACCAATTTATTGAACCTATGAAAGAATACGCAGACATTATAATACCAAACAATAAATATAATACAGTGGCTGTAGACATTGTTAAAACCATAATAAA
- a CDS encoding c-type cytochrome, whose translation MKLIIVSLIALASTIIISTNQNNKSQTDPLKESIQRGRDIYTDFCVSCHLPNGKGVEKVYPPLANSDYLIKNREASIRGIKYGQKGDIIVNGQTYNGFMAPMGLSDDEVADVMNYITNSWENKNDKIVTEEEVSKIKK comes from the coding sequence ATGAAATTAATTATAGTAAGCTTAATAGCACTAGCCTCAACAATTATTATTTCTACAAATCAAAATAACAAATCACAAACAGATCCCTTAAAAGAAAGTATACAAAGAGGTCGTGACATTTATACAGATTTTTGTGTGTCCTGCCATTTACCAAATGGTAAAGGTGTAGAAAAAGTGTATCCCCCATTAGCCAATTCAGATTATCTTATAAAAAATCGAGAAGCTAGTATTAGAGGTATTAAATATGGACAAAAAGGTGACATTATTGTAAACGGACAAACATATAATGGCTTTATGGCTCCTATGGGATTAAGTGATGATGAAGTAGCCGATGTTATGAACTATATAACAAATAGTTGGGAAAATAAAAATGATAAAATAGTTACAGAAGAAGAAGTTTCAAAAATTAAAAAATAA